The sequence below is a genomic window from Massilia oculi.
GCAATCTCCTCCGTTCAGCCTATAAATGGCCCGTTTTCCGCCGTTCCGGATGTGCTTCGGTATACGATGTCCGTTGATTGGAAATGCAGTGTTTCCCTATAAAAATTGTGCACTTGCAGCATAGCATTTTGCATTGTGAAATCGCATATCGCAATTTGAAAATGCCAAAATCCACTGGTAGAATCCATTGGTTTATCAAAAAGTTAGTCTGAAAATTCACTACTCGCCGCCAGCCTGCGCAGGGATCGGGTCGGGGCGCACCACTCTAGGAGACGCATGACATGTCAGCTCAACTCGACCAGTTGACCGCGCAAGCCGCCAATGATCCGGACGCGATCGAGACCAAGGAATGGCTCGATGCGCTGGAAGCGGTGATCGAACATGAAGGGACCGAACGCGCCCATTACCTGATGGAGCGCCTGGTGGACCTGGCGCGCCGCCGCGGCGCCCACGTTCCGTTCTCGGCCAATACCGCCTATGTGAACACCATCCCGGCCCACCTGAACCAGAATTCGCCGGGCAATCTCGAATACGAAGAGCGCCTGCGCTCGTGGATGCGCTGGAACGCGATGGCGATGGTCGTCAAGGCCAACCGCGCCGACGGCGACCTGGGCGGCCATATCTCGTCCTTCGCCTCGCTGGCGAACATGCTGGGCACCGGCTTCAACCACTTCTGGCACGCCCCGACCGAAGACCACGGCGGCGACCTGCTGTACATCCAGGGCCACTCGTCGCCCGGCATCTACGCGCGCGCCTTCCTCGAAGGGCGCCTCTCCGAAGAACAGCTGCTGAACTTCCGCCGCGAAGTCGACGGCAAGGGCCTGTCTTCGTACCCGCACCCGAAACTGATGCCGGACTTCTGGCAGTTCCCGACCGTGTCGATGGGCCTGGGTCCGCTGATGGCGATCTACCAGGCGCGCTTCCTGAAGTACCTGCACGCGCGCGGCATCGCCAAGACCGACAACCGCAAGGTCTGGGTCTTCTGCGGCGACGGCGAGATGGACGAGCCGGAATCGATGGGCGCGATCGGCATGGCCGCGCGCGAGCGGCTGGACAACCTGGTCATGGTCGTCAACTGCAACCTGCAGCGCCTGGACGGTCCGGTGCGCGGCAACGGCAAGATCATCCAGGAACTCGAGGCCGACTTCCGCGGCGCCGGCTGGAACGTCGTCAAGGTCATCTGGGGTTCGCAGTGGGATCCGCTGCTGGCCCAGGACAAGGAAGGCATCCTGCAGCGCGTGATGATGGAAACCGTCGACGGCGAATACCAGAACTACAAGGCCAAGGACGGCGCCTACGTGCGCAAGCACTTCTTCGGCAAGCATCCGAAGCTGCTCGAGATGGTCTCGAAGATGAGCGATGACGACATCTGGCGCCTGACCCGCGGCGGCCACGATCCGCACAAGATCTACGCCGCGTTCAAGAACGCGCAAGAGAACAAGGGCACGCCGACCGTCCTGCTGGTCAAGACCGTCAAGGGCTTCGGCATGGGCAAGTCGGGCGAGGCGCGCAACACCGCCCACCAGACCAAGAAGCTGGACGACCAGGCGATCCGCGACATGCGCGACCGCTTCAACATCGCCATCCCCGACGACAAGCTGGCCGACATCCCGTTCTTCAAGCCGGCCGACGACGCGCCCGAGATGGTGTACCTGCACGAGCGCCGCAAGGCCCTGGGCGGCTACCTGCCGCAGCGCCGCGAGAAGGCCGACGAGCAGCTGACCGTGCCGAAGCTCGAAAGCTTCAAGGGCGTGCTCGAGCCGACCGCGGAAGGCCGCGAGATCTCGACCACCCAGTCGTACGTGCGCGTGATCACCAGCCTGCTGAAGGACGAAAGCATCGGCCAGCGCATCGTGCCGATCCTGGTCGACGAATCGCGTACCTTCGGCATGGAAGGCCTGTTCCGCCAGATCGGCATCTTCAACCAGCAGGGCCAGTTGTACGAGCCGGTCGACCGCGACCAGGTGATGTACTACCGTGAAGACAAGGCAGGCCAGATCCTGCAAGAGGGCATCAACGAAGCGGGCGGCATGAGCTCGTGGATCGCGGCGGCGACTTCGTACTCGTCGAACAACCGCACGATGATCCCGTTCTACACCTTCTACTCGATGTTCGGCATGCAGCGCGTGGGCGACCTGGTCTGGCTGGCCGGCGACATCCGTGCGCGCGGCTTCCTGATGGGCGGCACCGCCGGCCGCACGACGCTGAACGGCGAAGGCCTGCAGCACGAAGATGGCCACAGCCACGTGATCGCCGCGACCGTGCCGAACTGCCTGCCGTATGACCCGACCTTCGGTCACGAAGTCGCCGTCATCATCCAGGACGGCCTGCGTCGCATGGTGGAAGAACAGGAAGACGTGTTCTACTACATCACCATCATGAACGAGAACTACCCGCATCCGGGCCTGAAGCCGGGCCAGGAAGAGGGCATCCTGAAGGGCATGTACCTGCTGCAGGAGGGTGACAAGGAAGCCTCGAACCGCGTCCAGCTGATCGGCTGCGGCACCATCCTGCGCGAATCGATGTTCGCCGCCGAGCTGCTGAAGAACGACTGGGGCATCGCCGCCGACGTGTGGTCGGCGCCTTCGCTGACCCTGCTGGCGCGCGACGGCCAGGACGCCGAGCGCTGGAACATGGTCAATCCGGAGCAGCCGCAGCGCGTGCCGTACGTGACCGAGCTGATGCAAAACACCAGCGGCCCGATCGTCGCGACCACCGACTACATGCGCATGTTCGCCGAGCAGATCCGCGCCTTCATGCCGAAGGACCGCACCTATAAAGTGCTGGGCACCGACGGCTTCGGCCGCTCGGATTCGCGCGTCAAGCTGCGCGAGTTCTTCGAAGTGAACCGCTACTACGTCACGGTCGCCGCCCTGCGCGCCCTGGCCGACGAAGGCAAGATCGACCGCGCCATCGTGTCGCAGGCGATCGCCAAGTACGGCATCGACCAGAACAAGCCGAATCCGGTGACCCAGTAATGCTCGCCGCCGCCGTTCCCGGGAACGGCGGTTGCAAGGCAAACGAACAATAACGGAGCTAACACTATGAGCGTTGTGGAAGTCAAAGTCCCCGATATCGGCGACTTCAAGGAAGTCGAAGTCATCGAACTGATGGTCAAGCCGGGCGACACGATCAAGGTCGACCAGTCGCTGGTGACCGTCGAATCCGACAAGGCGAGCATGGAGATTCCATCGAGCCATGCCGGCGTAGTTAAAGAGATCAAGGTAAATGTCGGCGACAAGGTCGCCATGGGTTCGCTGGTGCTGCTGCTCGAGGAAGCCGGCGGCGCGGTCGAAGCGCCTGCCGCTGCGCCTGCAGCCGCACCTGCCGCCGCCGAAAAACCGGCTGACAAGCCTGCCGAAGCGCCGGCCGCTGCCGCCCCTGCGGCGTCGGTTGGCCCGGTCGACGTGACCGTACCGGACATCGGCGACTTCAAGGAAGTTGAAGTCATCGAACTGATGGTCAAGGTCGGCGACACGATCAAGGTCGACCAGTCGCTGATCACGGTTGAATCGGACAAGGCCAGCATGGAGATCCCGTCGAGCCATGCCGGCGTGGTGAAAGAACTGAAAGTGAAGGTCGGCGACAAGGTCGCCAAGGGCTCGCTTGTGCTGGTCGTGGAAGCGACTGGTGGCGCGCCTGCTGCCGCGGCTCCTGCTGCAGCGCCTGCACCTGCACCTGCACCTGCCGCAGCGCCCGCAGCCGCGCCGGCGCAAGCATCGGCGCCAGCACCTGCTGCTGCTCCAGCTGCAGCGCCAGGCGTGACCGGCTCGAAAGCCCACGCCTCGCCATCGATCCGCAAGTTCGCGCGCGAACTGGGCGTCGACCTGGGTCGCGTGCCGGGCACCGGCCCGAAAGGCCGCATCACCCAGCAGGACGTGCAGAACTTCGTCAAGGGCGTGATGGCTGCGCCGGCCGCGGCTCCAGCGGCTGCAGGCGGCTCGGGCGCCGGCATCGGCGGCATCAACCTGCTGCCATGGCCATCGCTCGACTTCTCGAAGTTCGGTCCGACCGAAACCGTGCCGCTGTCGCGCATCAAGAAGATCTCGGGCCCGAACCTGCACCGCAACTGGGTCATGATCCCGCACGTGACGCACTTCGACGAAGCCGACGTGACCGACCTGGAACAGTTCCGCGTCGATTCGAACGCCGCGCTGGCCAAGCAGAAATCGAACGTCAAGCTGACCATGCTGGCCTTCGTGATCAAGGCAAGCGTCGCGGCACTGAAGAAGTTCCCGCAATTTAACGCGTCGCTGTCGGAAGACGGCGCGGCCCTGATCACCAAGCAGTACTACAACATTGGCTTCGCGGCCGACACCCCGAACGGCCTGGTGGTCCCGGTCGTCAAGGATGCGGACAAGAAGACCATCTCGCAGATCGCCACCGAGATGGGCGAGCTGTCGGGCCTGGCGCGCGAAGGCAAATTGCCGCCGACCGCGATGCAGGGCGCGACCTTCACCATCTCGTCGCTGGGCGGCATCGGCGGCACCAACTTCACGCCGATCATCAACGCGCCGGAACTGGCGATCCTGGGCCTGTCCAAGTCGGCGATGAAGCCGGTTTGGGACGGATCAAGCTTCCAGCCGCGCCTGATGCTGCCGATGTCGCTGTCGTACGACCACCGCGTGATCGACGGCGCCGGCGCCGCGCGCTTCGCCGCGTACCTGGCCGACGTGCTGGCCGACCTGCGCAAGACCCTTCTGTGATTGGAGCGCCCAGATGAGCACTGTTGAAGTGAAAGTCCCGAACATCGGCGACTTCAAGGACGTCGAAGTGATCGAGCTGATGGTCAAGGCCGGCGACACGATCAAGGTCGACCAGTCCCTGATCACCGTCGAATCGGACAAGGCCAGCATGGAGATCCCATCGACCCACGCGGGCGTGGTGAAGGACATCGCGGTCA
It includes:
- the aceE gene encoding pyruvate dehydrogenase (acetyl-transferring), homodimeric type, with translation MSAQLDQLTAQAANDPDAIETKEWLDALEAVIEHEGTERAHYLMERLVDLARRRGAHVPFSANTAYVNTIPAHLNQNSPGNLEYEERLRSWMRWNAMAMVVKANRADGDLGGHISSFASLANMLGTGFNHFWHAPTEDHGGDLLYIQGHSSPGIYARAFLEGRLSEEQLLNFRREVDGKGLSSYPHPKLMPDFWQFPTVSMGLGPLMAIYQARFLKYLHARGIAKTDNRKVWVFCGDGEMDEPESMGAIGMAARERLDNLVMVVNCNLQRLDGPVRGNGKIIQELEADFRGAGWNVVKVIWGSQWDPLLAQDKEGILQRVMMETVDGEYQNYKAKDGAYVRKHFFGKHPKLLEMVSKMSDDDIWRLTRGGHDPHKIYAAFKNAQENKGTPTVLLVKTVKGFGMGKSGEARNTAHQTKKLDDQAIRDMRDRFNIAIPDDKLADIPFFKPADDAPEMVYLHERRKALGGYLPQRREKADEQLTVPKLESFKGVLEPTAEGREISTTQSYVRVITSLLKDESIGQRIVPILVDESRTFGMEGLFRQIGIFNQQGQLYEPVDRDQVMYYREDKAGQILQEGINEAGGMSSWIAAATSYSSNNRTMIPFYTFYSMFGMQRVGDLVWLAGDIRARGFLMGGTAGRTTLNGEGLQHEDGHSHVIAATVPNCLPYDPTFGHEVAVIIQDGLRRMVEEQEDVFYYITIMNENYPHPGLKPGQEEGILKGMYLLQEGDKEASNRVQLIGCGTILRESMFAAELLKNDWGIAADVWSAPSLTLLARDGQDAERWNMVNPEQPQRVPYVTELMQNTSGPIVATTDYMRMFAEQIRAFMPKDRTYKVLGTDGFGRSDSRVKLREFFEVNRYYVTVAALRALADEGKIDRAIVSQAIAKYGIDQNKPNPVTQ
- the aceF gene encoding dihydrolipoyllysine-residue acetyltransferase, with amino-acid sequence MSVVEVKVPDIGDFKEVEVIELMVKPGDTIKVDQSLVTVESDKASMEIPSSHAGVVKEIKVNVGDKVAMGSLVLLLEEAGGAVEAPAAAPAAAPAAAEKPADKPAEAPAAAAPAASVGPVDVTVPDIGDFKEVEVIELMVKVGDTIKVDQSLITVESDKASMEIPSSHAGVVKELKVKVGDKVAKGSLVLVVEATGGAPAAAAPAAAPAPAPAPAAAPAAAPAQASAPAPAAAPAAAPGVTGSKAHASPSIRKFARELGVDLGRVPGTGPKGRITQQDVQNFVKGVMAAPAAAPAAAGGSGAGIGGINLLPWPSLDFSKFGPTETVPLSRIKKISGPNLHRNWVMIPHVTHFDEADVTDLEQFRVDSNAALAKQKSNVKLTMLAFVIKASVAALKKFPQFNASLSEDGAALITKQYYNIGFAADTPNGLVVPVVKDADKKTISQIATEMGELSGLAREGKLPPTAMQGATFTISSLGGIGGTNFTPIINAPELAILGLSKSAMKPVWDGSSFQPRLMLPMSLSYDHRVIDGAGAARFAAYLADVLADLRKTLL